One Rosa chinensis cultivar Old Blush chromosome 5, RchiOBHm-V2, whole genome shotgun sequence genomic region harbors:
- the LOC112201467 gene encoding probable F-box protein At4g22030 isoform X1, with product MLDKFPKTVEPAIWWPQQKQLSRRGVPDQGIEGRLANRSNSWSAKIEEEMTEIVGVLKSKDVPEYLRLTEVALKINRILAISGPLLTGLAALGSAFLGSSIFGVWSGMVGVIGGALASVVNTIEHGGQVGMVVEMYRSNAGFFRLIQETIEANLREKEVGRRENGQVLEMKVALHLGRSLSELKHLSVFSYGSKLF from the coding sequence ATGCTTGATAAATTTCCCAAAACTGTGGAGCCTGCAATATGGTGGCCGCAACAGAAGCAGCTTAGCCGACGAGGAGTACCTGATCAAGGAATTGAAGGAAGATTGGCAAATAGATCCAACAGTTGGAGTGCAAAAATTGAAGAGGAAATGACAGAGATTGTTGGGGTATTGAAGAGCAAGGATGTGCCAGAGTACCTGAGGTTGACCGAGGTAGCCTTGAAAATTAACAGAATTCTAGCCATTTCTGGCCCTCTTTTAACAGGGCTTGCAGCTTTGGGATCTGCTTTTTTGGGTTCTAGTATTTTTGGAGTTTGGAGCGGGATGGTAGGAGTCATTGGGGGAGCTTTGGCAAGTGTGGTGAACACAATAGAGCATGGGGGTCAAGTTGGAATGGTGGTTGAAATGTATAGAAGCAATGCTGGTTTCTTTAGGCTCATACAAGAGACCATAGAAGCAAATTTAAGAGAAAAAGAAGTTGGGAGAAGGGAGAATGGGCAAGTGCTTGAAATGAAGGTGGCTTTGCATCTGGGAAGGAGCCTATCAGAACTCAAGCATCTTTCTGTCTTTTCTTATGGAAGCAAGCTGTTCTAG
- the LOC112201467 gene encoding probable F-box protein At4g22030 isoform X2 codes for MHQMASSAKLCDPVVMSEIYAIMEVVADRVEMHKNIGAQRDNWNHLLLSSINVITLTAAIIAGIAASSTTSAGVPFTALKVSSALLYVAATGMLVVMNMIQPSQLAEEQRIAARLFKQLHSQIQTTVSLQNPN; via the exons ATGCACCAAATGGCAAG TAGTGCAAAACTTTGTGATCCAGTGGTGATGTCTGAGATATATGCAATCATGGAGGTAGTTGCTGATAGAGTGGAGATGCACAAGAACATTGGAGCACAGCGCGACAATTGGAACCACCTCCTTCTGAGTTCCATCAATGTGATCACTCTCACTGCTGCAATCATTGCAGGAATTGCAGCTAGCAGTACTACAAGTGCTGGAGTACCCTTTACGGCACTCAAGGTCTCTTCCGCTCTTCTCTATGTAGCAGCCACTGGAATGTTGGTGGTGATGAACATGATCCAGCCGTCCCAACTAGCCGAAGAACAGAGAATTGCTGCCAGATTGTTCAAGCAGCTTCATAGCCAGATTCAAACAACAGTGTCACTTCAAAACCCGAATTGA